Proteins from a genomic interval of Pseudophryne corroboree isolate aPseCor3 chromosome 4, aPseCor3.hap2, whole genome shotgun sequence:
- the ZBTB24 gene encoding zinc finger and BTB domain-containing protein 24 isoform X5 codes for MSELCSTQWVITYGDSGYESAYIISSPLYTMEEGDPQLELETEAQMNIHSRVHVDTVLSSLEEQRRKNFLCDITLIVENVQFRAHKALLAASSEYFSMMFADEGDVGQSIYVMEGMVAEIFGTLLQFIYTGNVHVSEKCLQQIVATAQVLKVDDFVKACADFQESQSYAKPHLNVSDNGLLEGTDGDLPKRKRGRPKKLLCAQDKRKANVIPMPHTETDSNHEHIPGHSKAATVPNGNTLNEQEVVSDYAAEVTCDLNPRLLEGQMFQKRHSKRRLQRSIKLRDYRLSEDNEEREPMKHVLDRRKQPGTEAHCKDCGKVFKYKHFLAIHRRTHTGAILH; via the exons TTCTCCTCTGTATACAATGGAAGAAGGCGATCCTCAGTTGGAGTTAGAAACAGAAGCACAGATGAACATCCACTCGAGAGTACACGTGGACACTGTACTCTCCAGCCTAGAGGAGCAGAGGAGAAAGAACTTCCTATGCGACATCACACTGATAGTAGAGAATGTGCAGTTTCGTGCACACAAAGCCCTATTAGCTGCTAGCAGTGAATATTTCTCCATGATGTTTGCTGATGAGGGAGATGTAGGCCAGTCAATTTATGTCATGGAAGGAATGGTTGCTGAGATCTTTGGAACTCTTCTGCAGTTTATTTACACTGGAAATGTACATGTGAGTGAGAAATGCCTTCAGCAAATAGTCGCAACTGCACAGGTTTTAAAAGTAGATGATTTCGTAAAAGCCTGCGCAGATTTTCAGGAGAGCCAAAGTTATGCCAAACCACACCTCAATGTATCCGACAATGGATTACTGGAGGGAACAGACGGTGACTTGCCAAAGCGTAAACGTGGGAGACCAAAGAAACTGTTGTGTGCTCAAGATAAGAGAAAGGCAAATGTTATCCCTATGCCACATACTGAGACGGACTCAAACCATGAACATATCCCAGGACACAGCAAAGCTGCAACTGTTCCCAATGGAAACACACTAAATGAGCAAGAAGTTGTTAGTGATTATGCCGCAGAGGTGACATGTGATTTAAACCCCAGGCTTTTAGAAGGGCAAATGTTTCAGAAGAGGCATAGCAAGCGCAGACTTCAGAGATCCATTAAGCTGCGAGACTACAGACTTTCTGAGGATAATGAGGAGCGTGAACCAATGAAGCATGTTCTCGACAGAAGGAAACAACCTGGCACTGAAGCACACTGCAAGGACTGTGGCAAAGTGTTCAAATACAAGCACTTTTTAGCAATTCACCGTAGAACCCATACAG GAGCCATTTTACATTGA